A genomic segment from Alphaproteobacteria bacterium encodes:
- a CDS encoding penicillin-binding protein activator → MLYRILAIVALFFFTACGGTGGDPNVLKPANNTFPSTTPYEPGRAYPGSPAPQMPEGTEPGVVPLKVIKIGLLVPLSGQASAVGLALQDAATLALMDKYGYTQTDKLKVKIVLVPKDTQGTPAGAAAAAQAVLNSGAQLIVGPLFSQNVAAVAPIAKQNGVNVLTFSNNPSVAGDNVFVFGFQVDHQVRRILNYALNRSLTDIALISPNNAYGKSVKDSTLNLMQGSGLQLAAQQYYNPATNAASEIELLGKINADTPLDAVLVPEGGQKLEMMVNMMRQQGITQPNVRFLGTGLWDEPMILRSGTLVGGWFASSDPDRFGAYERRFRDFFGYAPPRISALAYDAVALAASLGMASHDTNFSEEALTDPVGYDGPVNGVFRCNLGGICERGLAVMEVTGKGTAKVIDPAPTAF, encoded by the coding sequence ATGTTGTACCGTATTCTTGCCATTGTAGCACTGTTTTTTTTCACCGCTTGCGGAGGTACGGGTGGGGATCCAAACGTATTAAAACCTGCGAATAACACATTCCCCAGCACCACGCCTTATGAGCCCGGTCGGGCATATCCGGGCAGCCCTGCGCCGCAAATGCCCGAAGGTACCGAGCCTGGAGTTGTGCCGCTTAAGGTAATTAAAATTGGTTTGTTAGTGCCTCTCTCTGGTCAGGCCTCAGCTGTAGGATTGGCCTTGCAAGACGCAGCCACCCTGGCGTTGATGGATAAATATGGCTATACCCAAACCGATAAGCTTAAAGTGAAAATTGTTTTGGTGCCAAAAGATACGCAAGGTACCCCTGCGGGAGCGGCAGCAGCAGCGCAAGCTGTTCTTAATTCAGGTGCACAATTGATTGTAGGGCCATTGTTTAGCCAGAATGTGGCGGCAGTTGCGCCTATCGCTAAGCAAAATGGCGTAAATGTGCTGACATTTTCTAATAATCCAAGTGTCGCTGGCGATAACGTGTTTGTATTCGGCTTTCAGGTCGATCATCAGGTGCGCCGAATTTTGAATTATGCGCTTAATCGCAGCCTTACCGACATAGCACTTATATCGCCAAACAATGCCTATGGCAAAAGTGTAAAAGACAGCACATTGAACCTTATGCAAGGCAGTGGATTGCAATTGGCAGCCCAGCAATATTACAACCCTGCCACTAATGCAGCTTCCGAAATAGAGTTGTTAGGAAAAATCAATGCCGATACTCCATTGGATGCAGTTCTGGTGCCAGAAGGTGGCCAGAAACTGGAAATGATGGTGAATATGATGCGCCAACAGGGCATTACCCAACCGAATGTACGATTTTTGGGGACTGGCCTGTGGGATGAGCCAATGATTTTACGCTCGGGTACGTTGGTTGGTGGCTGGTTTGCCTCCTCCGATCCCGATCGTTTTGGTGCATATGAACGCCGCTTCCGAGACTTTTTTGGTTATGCTCCGCCACGTATTTCTGCATTGGCCTATGACGCGGTTGCGCTGGCGGCCAGCTTGGGTATGGCTAGCCATGACACCAATTTTAGTGAAGAAGCTTTAACGGATCCTGTGGGATATGACGGACCGGTTAACGGGGTTTTCCGTTGTAACCTTGGTGGAATTTGTGAGCGGGGCTTGGCGGTAATGGAAGTGACCGGCAAAGGTACTGCAAAAGTAATAGACCCCGCGCCAACAGCATTCTGA
- the hemW gene encoding radical SAM family heme chaperone HemW has translation MTAHCEQTIINAPLAVYVHWPFCLSKCPYCDFNSHVRESVEHTAWREALLAEISYYAATLPHQQVSSIFFGGGTPSLMHSDTVAAVIDAICQHWQATADIEITLEANPTSSEIAKFTAFAEAGVNRVSLGVQALDDDVLQFLGRTHSAKHALQAVEMAAQVFGRYSFDLIYARPNQTLQQWRQELTQALAYAGEHLSLYQLTIEPGTAFYHAHARGDLIEIDENSAAGLYVATQEILCAHGLPAYEISNHARKGAESRHNMTYWRYGDYIGVGPGAHGRITTDQKFSTLAYRSPEKWLKNTQAYGHGIESQTALSTEEQMHEQLLMGLRLDEGVKTADFKRASGHSLYDIIHPAMLHKLVDAGWAEATEKRLRIIGEGRLCLNSIIAELII, from the coding sequence ATGACAGCTCATTGTGAACAAACTATAATTAACGCGCCATTAGCGGTGTATGTGCATTGGCCATTTTGCCTGAGCAAATGTCCCTATTGCGACTTTAACAGCCATGTGCGCGAATCTGTTGAACATACGGCGTGGCGGGAAGCACTATTAGCAGAAATCAGTTATTATGCCGCCACATTACCTCATCAGCAGGTGAGCAGCATTTTTTTTGGAGGGGGCACCCCTTCGCTTATGCATTCCGACACGGTGGCGGCAGTTATTGACGCGATTTGCCAGCATTGGCAAGCCACTGCGGATATAGAAATCACGTTGGAGGCAAACCCCACCTCAAGCGAAATCGCCAAATTCACCGCCTTTGCCGAAGCCGGAGTAAACCGTGTGTCGCTGGGAGTGCAAGCGCTAGACGATGACGTATTACAGTTTTTAGGCCGCACCCATTCGGCAAAGCACGCACTGCAAGCGGTTGAAATGGCTGCGCAGGTTTTTGGGCGCTATAGCTTTGATTTAATCTATGCCCGCCCCAACCAAACCCTGCAACAATGGCGTCAGGAACTAACCCAAGCGCTGGCTTATGCAGGCGAGCATTTGTCGCTTTATCAGCTTACAATAGAGCCTGGCACAGCATTTTATCATGCTCATGCCCGTGGCGATCTAATCGAAATTGATGAAAACAGTGCCGCCGGATTATATGTGGCAACGCAGGAAATTTTATGTGCGCATGGCTTGCCCGCTTATGAAATTTCGAACCATGCGCGCAAAGGGGCTGAAAGCCGGCATAATATGACCTATTGGCGCTATGGCGATTATATTGGCGTAGGGCCGGGCGCGCACGGACGAATTACCACCGATCAGAAATTTTCTACCCTAGCCTATCGCAGCCCAGAAAAATGGCTAAAAAATACTCAGGCATATGGGCATGGCATAGAAAGTCAAACAGCACTCTCCACAGAGGAGCAAATGCATGAGCAACTACTCATGGGATTGCGGTTAGATGAAGGCGTGAAAACCGCAGATTTCAAGCGGGCGAGTGGCCATTCTCTCTATGATATAATTCACCCCGCCATGCTACATAAACTGGTCGATGCCGGGTGGGCAGAAGCCACCGAAAAGCGCTTACGCATAATTGGCGAAGGTCGTCTGTGCCTGAATAGCATTATTGCAGAACTGATTATTTGA
- the rsmD gene encoding 16S rRNA (guanine(966)-N(2))-methyltransferase RsmD gives MRIISGKHRGRRIAMHDDADIRPTSGRTREAIFNILVHGSFGRDGESPLIGKRIIDIFCGTGGLGLEALSRGASHVTFVDRNTQSLKLARENVEHFHETENTSFIRSDSTQLPPAAYPCTVAFADPPYNKGLAAPALQSLKQSGWLEPDALVVLELSSHELLHVPEGFDQIDERVYGNSKVLILRNA, from the coding sequence ATGCGCATTATATCAGGAAAACATCGCGGACGCCGCATTGCCATGCATGACGATGCCGATATCCGCCCCACCTCTGGCCGCACTCGCGAAGCCATTTTCAACATTCTTGTCCATGGTAGTTTTGGCCGCGATGGCGAATCGCCACTCATTGGCAAACGTATCATCGATATTTTTTGCGGTACTGGCGGTTTGGGGTTAGAAGCGCTGTCCCGTGGTGCATCCCACGTAACTTTTGTAGATCGCAATACGCAGTCACTAAAACTGGCACGGGAGAATGTGGAGCATTTTCACGAAACCGAAAACACCAGTTTTATCCGTAGCGATTCTACACAGCTTCCACCCGCGGCGTATCCTTGCACCGTAGCCTTTGCCGACCCGCCGTATAATAAGGGCTTGGCAGCCCCAGCCCTGCAAAGCCTCAAACAGTCAGGCTGGCTGGAGCCGGATGCGTTAGTAGTGCTAGAACTCTCCTCGCATGAGTTACTGCATGTACCTGAAGGGTTTGATCAGATTGATGAGCGCGTCTATGGCAACAGTAAGGTATTAATCTTAAGAAACGCCTAA